The genomic DNA TATTtgaaattaattttttttaattatttactttatttttattaaaatagaatatttaattttagtTATAATTGCGTTTCatagtaattataatttgtttataataatataagctatttattttttttttttttttttttttacaattctcaatattaattatatacacatatatataatcacataaataaaaaaatatacatatatatatatatatatatatattatatatatttaattttttttttttgtgtgtgatttcaaaaaaaaaaaaaaaaaaaaaaaagaaaaaaaaaatttatgcaTATCCAAAATTTTCTAAAACTTGACGTTGTTCAGGGTTGATTAAATTAAGAGCTTCagattttatttctttcttttcatttagGTTGTTaacttttttcttataataagCTTTTGAGACTTGTTTTCTTAaaacttcattttttttaactaatGAATCATAATTCCATCCAACTCTTGAACTTAAGGTACCTAATCGACAATATCTTCTGTGCTTTTTTAAACGGAAAGCTCTAAGAGCATTTGGTAAaacatatttctttttcttatcaTATGGATAAGGCATACCAACACATACTTTCAATTTCTTTAAGGCAAGTTGTcctttatatgttttatgaGGTAACATACCACGTACACATCTCCACAATATTTTTGATGGTTCTCTTAAATGTAATGGTCCTTTTTTTGGATTTGTATTAGTTCTTAATCTTAAAAATTCTTGATACTTAAGCTTATTCCTATATAAACTTCCTGATATGTTTATATCTTCACATCTTACTGCTACTATTCTTTGACCATTTAATAATTCCTTTGCTATAAGTGATGACAACCTACCTAACAGGTGACCCTTACAATCGATAACATATtcctacaaaaaaaataaaataaaataaaataaaaaaaaataaaaaataaaataatataaaatgtatatatatggaaatatataatatatatattatatatatataatatatatttaatatgttggaattattttcttaaatataattgttcactatttatatattaatatatatatatatatatatatatacattttcatatttttattgaaaGAATTAcctttttatacattttgttctctttatataaaattaaaaaatatttatatttttacgatagaaaaaaaattatttacaaaaatttatttctttagaTTTATAAtagttatttatatattatccttttattatgatatatttttatgtactttttttttttttttaagatatttttacaaaaaaaaaaataaaaaaaaaaaaaaaaaaaaagaaaacaaatattcaaataattttatatatataaataaatatacatattatatacatatatattatatttgtaaaaatagaaaaaattaaaatttaaaaggGATAAggaaaaatacatatataatataatataatatatatatataataattatatgttattttatataatatatatgtaaaaaataaaaagaattttataaattattttaagtatattatattatatttataattattttattatacattttatgtGAGAAcacaaattttataaaactaaaaaaaaaattcccaAAAGGTTTTAAAAAaggttattattataatatatacataataatatattatacatatatttcttaattcttacaaatatatactatacttttatatatatataatattaagatgtacataataaattatatttatttatatatatataatatattatatgtataattttttttggttaAGGCACTTAAACATAATCttaaataaatcataaaaattattcaaacaaatttttcttatatataaatatattttatacgtacaataaaaacatacatattataaatatatatatattataatattatctacatctacttaaatatttattttataattgaCATATTGAAAGAACTGtgttgatattattatatatatattataacattgtattatatatgtataaatatatatatatatatatatatatatatatatatatacccatGAACAGTTTGTATatgatcatttatatatatatatttttccttttaaatTGTTGAaactttttcatattataatatgttattttttccatatttttttattttttatataatgtaatatttataaaatatataataaaaatgttttatatgtatttcttaatttttttgatataattaattgaaaaatagaaaaaaaaaaaaaaaaaaaaaaaagaggctCCCATACCCTTATCACCACTTATAACTCTCtcatgaaaaatatattggctaacatataaaaatattatatatattatataatatatatattataataataaaaaatatatatttttttttatatcaatatttaaaataatatatttcatgtatttttttttattttttaaatttattttaaaaaaaaaatatatatataatatatattattatgagcctaataatattagtatatatatatatatatatatatatatatatatataataaaaggagTCCCTCAACAATATCTTAATAATTAAGTAGtactattaaatatattttaaacataAAGTATTACACtctacaataaaaaaaaaaaaaaaagaaagaaataacaggcaatatatacatatatatatatatatatatattatatatatatgttcaatGTAGTTATaggttttattattatctttatttcttGATAGAATGATAATAGATGAATAAATTTATGATAAATTCATAactataaattatattatatttctaatatttattgtccataaattataaaatatgtattaaaaaaatatattaaaataagcatataatatatatatatatatatacatttatatgtggctttttaaaattataatttttttttttttttttttttttttttctgtctaataaaaaaaaaatatgctaACATATGTTGTTCCCttttcttcataattatatacccattatattttttactaataaataaaattaattaaaatatatatacatatatttaattttaatattctaattgttatattaaaatatttaattatttataaataataatatttttcccccacacacattatatatatatatatatatatatatcatatgtatatttaaaaaaaaaaaaaaaaaaatgagcaACTTCATTAACGTCATATCCATATTTGGTAGTAACAAAGGTTGAACCttcattaaaaatatatatatatatatatatatatatatatttaccatttaatattatatatatatatatatatatatatatatatatatatatatataaccgtgtgttcttattatttgttagatattaaaaataatatccaTTTATTAGGAGAAAACAAATTAGCCTATATTCATGATAatattgtatttattattaatatagaaaaaaatgatatatattcatatgatatACATTCCTCTcctgtttatatattaagataTTCGAACGTATTAAATTTGTCTGTAAcatgtaaataaattatatatatatatatatataatattagtatataaggttgtataattatttttgtatataaaatataaggtCTACTATtaatactatttttttttttttttccgtctataatatataattatatgtccTTATATTTTCTCATCAGGCagttttaataattatatagaagCTAATTATATATCCATATGGGATACTAGCCAATATAAAGAACAAGAtcatatagaaataaaaaacatcATAAATTATGATTGTccttatcatttatttaatCATTGTGACAAAAAGATAGACACTCAACAcaatgaaaagaaatataactACATATTAGATATAAAGTTTGTCGATGAATTAAAatgtttattaatattaacgGATGATACAtgttatcataaaaataaaaatatatatatatatatatatatatatatatttatttatttataacacAAACGTTATATATttgcatatatttattaacaaataaatacatatatatatatatatcaccaTTTCAATGTTTAGACAAATCGATGAGCTTATGGTCCCTGTCTAATACAATAAAGCCTTACTTATGCatacaaacaaataaaagtCAGCTTAccaatttatttataatttttaattataataattataaaaccAAAAACGAATTACTTATcaacaaaaatatacatcTTGAAGAACAATTAGAAGATCTAACAATTATAACATACAGTTCTTCggaattttatatatggtCCTTTTCTTATTACTTAGAATTGcgtataaattattttcatcctatatatgataatatatgtcCCTGTTATATGATCACATGTATTTGTCATATATGCGATGATTTGTTCTATATATCAACAAGTAATGgtaaaatttatttgtttgataaatatattgtaataaggtgaaaaaaaaaaaaaaaatagaaatagaTAGACgaaataatgaaaagaacatatgttatataatataatcatgCTCTATATTTTAACATGTTTATCTTAttatcttattatttatttattttttttaatttagaTATTACGACATGTTCAAGTATTGCATCTCATTAGTATCCCTTTTGAACAATCAACTTATTTGTGTCTTAGAAAatggatatatttataaaataaataagaaagatcaaaatattttttcttataaattgaatataaatacattaattcaatattattataatgcaAAATTTAATGTTAACATAAATACCATTAGTGAGCAAAATGTTGTTCACTCAGAATTTTTTCTTGACACTTTATTAGTCCttacaaataattatattattttaattaaccTACGTAGCGACGAGATAATAATACTATacgttaaaaaaaaaaaaaataaaaatatatatatatatatatatatatatatattatatcttcatatatatatatttatatatatgtttctaTCTTAGGAGTTAATTGAAGGAGATATTTATATGTCAACATTTCTCTATACAAATGATAAGTATGTTGTCTGTGTGTCTGCATTCATTGAGGGAGGAGAAAAAAGCTTAATTAAAATGTTCAATCTTGATAACACACTAAgaagtaaaaatataataatataatataatatatatatatatatatatatatatatatattttacaaatatttctatatgCATACATTTTAGACATACCTTTAGTTGTAAAAGGAAAATTAAATTGTATAACTTCAAATCATTTCAAAGTAGAAcaatacataaaaaagaatCCTCTCAATTTAAAAAACTCATGTGAACATGTATTGAAATGTaatttaagaaataataaaataaaaactatttatatattgtctATAAAGAATCAGATTGTCTTTTATGAGGAGGCTGAATTTATGCTAcatccattttattttatatcatattcaCAAgatagtaaaaataaaataaaatataatataatataatataatataatatttatgtaacaTTATTgaggaaataaaaagaaaataaatatataaataattataaatatatatatatatttattatttttttttttttgtgcttATTAGGATTTGTGACTTGTCTACTCTTTTGtagtgataataaatatttattttgcgGATTCAACGATGGctccatatatatttacataatttatcaatataataatcaCTGTTTTTATAGCGATCATAATATTAACAACCTTCAATTTAaagatatgaataaaaattattgcatagccttatataaaatattcagGAAAAGCATAGAACCAATTGATAAGATAAAATTATTGGATATccatttgtttattttattggtTAGCTCTAATAAGAAagtgtatttatataatgtcctcgagaataaaatttttcatatagataataatacaaaattatatgatttatcatattttcaattatataatttggaTGATAAAGAACATATTGATTTTATAATGGATATTCTCAAAAAGAATATTGAAGAATATTTTGccttacaaaataataaaagtaatgaTAAAAACAAATCATCTGAATATATCCATCTAATCaacattttaaataatatatattatatttataaaattatatatattaataaatctcaaatatgtgataatattatatgtgaaGATATACTCACAAAggatataacatatattaatgaagagaaaaaaaaaaaaaaaaattctcatTTTATAACAcctaaatatattatatatatatttaacaaggttatatgtattattaatgATATGGTTtttgaattaataaaaaaattaaaagaaaataatcatTGTAGTGAGgttaaacaaaaaatatatgaagacaacaattttaaaacatcatatgaaaaaatgtGTATCAATGTGGACCACGTagtaacaaaaaataaatattcaaataaaaaaaataataataataattatagtaataactataatgatatatacaaACTTgcaaataatcaaaataaaaaagactACATATCTTATGtatatgaaaagaataaatttaaaagaacttctattttttataatgatatattttatagcgaaataaattattctggacatattttattatgctcctttaaaaatataatacttatatattcattgaaaaaaaaaaatttatattatccttttcaatataataatatatctacaagtaatataataaaatggaaaTATGAATCATTTCCacttattacatataaaagtAATTATCTTatgaatgaagaaaaatataaacatattgattttattattcatgtaAGGGATACAAAAAAAGAGACACCAACAAATATAAACTCACAAACATTTAATAACATGCATACTTTTAAAGACAATCAAGAAAATATcgatttaaaagaaaataaaaatataaaatctattaataataagaataattatatgtctATTGCTAAAAAGAATGAAAGTGATATAGGAAaggttttttttatatataatgattatttaaacatttattattttaaaaataaaatatgtataaatccacaaataaaaaaaacacatcTACAGAATATATCCAACAGTAATAAGATGATCAGTGTATTAACTCCtctttattcatttaattctagtaatgcaaaaaaaaataagtataaaataaaagtgcCATATGCAATAGATTATATAAACGAAAAGGATGTTGATgagaacaaaaatataaataaaaataatattattcataataataataaaattaagaaaCAAGTGTGTAGATCTCAATATGTGggaaatgatataaatataataaataaaaatagttcaaatgataatacatTCTACTACACAATAGTGTCTTCTAATTGGTCTtatgatatatttgtatatataaaaggtaataaaaaggaatatattaattggtatatatatatataatacacaaaaaaatttataacacataaatatatatatatatatatatatatatatgtgtttgtGTGTATTATTTGTCCAGGTGgttgtattaataaaattgagAGAACCCACAGAAGCTccttaaaatttatatgcaGCACAATAGATGAAGGTAATCACTTCATATTTaatctatataattataataattaacaaaatatacatatgcacatatctttttatttactcttactactatatatatatatatattaacatttttttagATAATATACTGGAAATAAGTATACCAGAAAAAGTAGATATTTCTTACCAAACAATTATTGTTCAAATAAAttcttttcataatatatgcTACTTATCTATTCCAATGATAGAtaatagataatatataatatatatataatatttatatttatttttttttttttttttttttttttttttttttttttttttttatgaatgattatattaaaacatttaaaaatatacaacacatatatataaacaacctttttaataatgtttcttttaaaaaaatatttaaca from Plasmodium sp. gorilla clade G2 genome assembly, chromosome: 10 includes the following:
- a CDS encoding 60S ribosomal protein L13, putative — encoded protein: MYKKEYVIDCKGHLLGRLSSLIAKELLNGQRIVAVRCEDINISGSLYRNKLKYQEFLRLRTNTNPKKGPLHLREPSKILWRCVRGMLPHKTYKGQLALKKLKVCVGMPYPYDKKKKYVLPNALRAFRLKKHRRYCRLGTLSSRVGWNYDSLVKKNEVLRKQVSKAYYKKKVNNLNEKKEIKSEALNLINPEQRQVLENFGYA